In a single window of the Lates calcarifer isolate ASB-BC8 linkage group LG1, TLL_Latcal_v3, whole genome shotgun sequence genome:
- the gabpa gene encoding GA-binding protein alpha chain gives MSKSEPDEMIEIEIDEREKQACLEEGVEEQTITASDLIQQDIDINEPIGNLKKLLEPRIQISLDPYEICLQDIQLHPDHSLFDQGVKTDGTVQLSLQIITKPGEEKLNILEIVKPVETVEVVIDPDAAGEEGALVEEGQLIAVERSGLTDETSEQVTRWAAALEGYRKEQVRLGIPYDPLLWTADQVIHWAVWVMKEFNIDEMEIGSIHIPGRELCSFSQEEFLQKVPNGEILWSHLELLRKYVLASQDQSGGDATVTIDQPVQIIPAQVSTPTAIKVLKQSRGPRTPRISGGEERSSPGNRTGNNGQIQLWQFLLELLTDKDARDCISWVGEEGEFKLNQPELVAQKWGQRKNKPTMNYEKLSRALRYYYDGDMISKVQGKRFVYKFVCDLRTLIGYSAAELNNLVTECEQKKLARMQMHGIGQPITTVTLATTTLDKDS, from the exons atgtccaaaaGTGAACCAGACGAGATGATAGAGATTGAGATTGATGAACGGGAGAAACAGGCATGCCTGGAGGAAGG tgttgaAGAGCAGACGATCACTGCATCTGATTTGATTCAGCAAGACATTGACATCAATGAGCCCATTGGCAATTTGAAGAAGCTTTTGGAGCCTCGTATCCAAATATCACTGGATCCCTATGAGATCTGCTTGCAGGACATTCAG CTTCACCCAGATCACAGCCTCTTCGATCAGGGAGTAAAGACAGACGGCACAGTGCAGCTCAGCCTGCAGATTATAACCAAACCAG GTGAAGagaagctgaacattttggaaATTGTGAAACCGGTCGAAACAGTGGAGGTGGTGATTGATCCGGATGCAGCAGGGGAGGAGGGTGCCCTGGTGGAGGAGGGTCAGCTCATTGCTGTGGAGAGGTCTGGCCTCACAGATGAGACATCAGAACAGGTTACACGCTGGGCTGCAGCACTTGAAGGCTACCGCAAAGAGCAGGTCCGCCTGGGCATACCATATG ACCCCTTGCTTTGGACAGCTGACCAGGTGATCCACTGGGCCGTGTGGGTGATGAAGGAGTTTAACATCGATGAGATGGAAATAGGCAGCATTCACATCCCAGGCCGAGAACTCTGCAGTTTCAGCCAGGAGGAGTTCCTTCAGAAAGTGCCCAATGGAGAGATACTTTGGAGTCACCTGGAACTCCTACGCAAAT ATGTGTTGGCCAGCCAGGATCAGTCTGGAGGTGATGCCACAGTCACTATTGATCAAC CTGTGCAGATAATCCCAGCTCAGGTGAGCACACCCACCGCCATAAAGGTACTGAAGCAGAGCCGTGGCCCCAGAACGCCGCGCATttcaggaggagaggagcgCAGCTCACCTGGCAACCGCACAG GTAACAATGGTCAGATCCAGCTCTGGCAGTTCTTGTTGGAGCTGCTGACAGACAAGGATGCAAGAGACTGCATCTCCTGGGTGGGCGAGGAAGGAGAGTTCAAACTCAACCAGCCTGAACTTGTGGCTCAGAAATGGGGCCAGCGCAAGAACAAGCCTACCATGAACTACGAAAAACTCAGCAGAGCCCTCAG GTATTACTATGACGGGGACATGATCAGCAAGGTGCAGGGCAAGCGCTTTGTCTACAAGTTTGTGTGCGACCTGAGGACTCTGATTGGCTACAGCGCTGCTGAGCTCAACAACCTGGTGACCGAGTGCGAACAGAAGAAACTGGCTCGTATGCAGATGCATGGCATTGGTCAGCCCATCACTACAGTGACCTTGGCCACCACGACACTAGACAAGGACAGTTGA